A genomic stretch from Leptospira selangorensis includes:
- a CDS encoding DUF1574 domain-containing protein, whose product MKKKFIYIPLIFIVFLFFADKIFLLDFFKTSFYQEGNPVYYTHRNHLFEKLKNDPSLKEKNLTLAFGDSRAYPYSIKTLPENIQKDWTVYNFSGPQAVPAYGFYWFRKIIQSGIKPKAVFYVVSPEGFVDDSRGLLYEPFLRIGADEEFRQTYWDHFSDSDKLEILKENFFSIRKIRPGFKLFWSRLTGGKLKQYRADQNHENLILELGNGEQLGYASVSNNPKKLAKDALRLKSIYLSGFTLGENEFYFVEEFLKLAKEEGVKTYLIWPKVYPGYRAGYYELGLEKSWWPRIQKLAEAYGASAADMNTLSSCDLYYDGSHQSVLCILEQSEILMNDFTGKKKLP is encoded by the coding sequence ATGAAAAAGAAATTTATCTATATCCCTTTAATTTTTATCGTTTTCCTGTTCTTTGCGGATAAAATTTTTCTCTTGGATTTTTTCAAAACATCCTTTTACCAAGAAGGGAATCCTGTCTATTACACTCATCGAAATCATCTTTTCGAAAAATTAAAGAACGATCCTTCTTTAAAAGAGAAAAATCTAACCTTGGCCTTCGGAGATTCGAGAGCTTATCCTTATAGTATAAAAACTCTTCCCGAGAATATACAAAAGGATTGGACCGTTTATAATTTTTCCGGCCCACAAGCGGTACCAGCTTACGGTTTCTATTGGTTTCGTAAGATTATCCAATCCGGGATTAAACCTAAGGCAGTCTTTTATGTTGTTAGTCCCGAAGGTTTCGTAGACGATTCGAGAGGACTTTTATACGAACCGTTCTTAAGGATAGGAGCTGACGAGGAGTTTAGACAAACATATTGGGATCATTTTTCCGATTCCGATAAATTAGAGATCCTTAAAGAAAATTTCTTTTCTATCAGAAAGATCCGACCTGGATTCAAACTTTTTTGGTCCAGACTGACAGGTGGAAAACTAAAACAGTATAGAGCCGACCAAAATCATGAAAATTTAATTTTGGAATTGGGGAACGGGGAACAACTCGGATATGCAAGTGTCAGTAATAATCCTAAAAAACTGGCAAAGGATGCACTTAGATTAAAGAGTATTTATCTCTCAGGATTTACCTTAGGAGAAAACGAATTTTATTTCGTTGAAGAATTTTTAAAATTAGCGAAAGAAGAAGGGGTCAAAACCTATCTAATCTGGCCTAAAGTATATCCGGGATATAGGGCCGGGTATTACGAATTAGGACTCGAAAAATCCTGGTGGCCAAGAATACAAAAGCTTGCCGAAGCATACGGTGCTTCTGCAGCGGACATGAATACTTTAAGTTCTTGTGATTTATATTATGACGGTTCTCACCAAAGTGTACTTTGTATATTAGAACAGTCTGAAATTCTGATGAATGATTTTACAGGGAAGAAAAAACTTCCCTGA
- a CDS encoding MBOAT family O-acyltransferase has protein sequence MNFTSLEFLFFFCLVFLVYWNLPDRWKKFFLILSSGFFYAFASWKFLFHLIAVVSINWFFIRFFLNKKWFLPVSIGFNVLNLAFFKYFYFFADLLGIFLGIPEFQNKISLDGILSKSLEWAGFEVVLPLTISYYTFQLISLLVDKKKGLIQEDLGFLKIASYIFLFPVMIAGPILRYSDVSTQFDSPKMEKEDMVDGLWLVVVGLFKKSVVTALMSGSIFQVFAETSSFSGQALLSTIYFFAIYLYLDFSGLTDLARGMGKLLGFTLPQNFKAPFFFNGFGDFWRRWHLTFSFWIRDYLYIPLGGSRSGTLRTCFNYLVAFGLGGLWHGANLNYLTWGALTGLYLSAERAFKDWNIKLIPEIPYVKRTITYLFVLHIYIVSWILFFTPDFSSAVAAVHRILVWAPGVNFPNMEPCIFALFVALFFHCVEEWPERFKVDLRWKTILLPIVWILVLLALPTGNADFFYGQF, from the coding sequence ATGAATTTTACCAGTTTAGAATTTTTATTTTTTTTCTGCCTAGTATTTCTGGTGTATTGGAATCTTCCTGATCGATGGAAGAAATTTTTTCTAATCCTAAGTTCAGGATTTTTCTACGCATTCGCTTCTTGGAAATTCCTGTTTCATTTGATCGCTGTCGTTTCGATCAATTGGTTTTTTATTCGATTCTTTTTGAATAAAAAATGGTTTTTGCCGGTTTCTATAGGATTCAATGTTCTTAATTTAGCTTTTTTTAAATATTTCTATTTTTTCGCGGATCTTCTCGGAATATTTTTAGGAATCCCCGAATTCCAAAATAAGATCAGCCTAGACGGCATTTTATCCAAATCACTGGAATGGGCCGGTTTTGAAGTAGTACTTCCGCTTACTATCAGCTATTATACTTTTCAGTTAATTTCTCTACTTGTGGATAAGAAGAAGGGATTGATACAAGAGGATCTAGGTTTTTTAAAGATTGCTTCTTATATTTTTCTTTTTCCGGTAATGATTGCAGGGCCTATCCTAAGATATTCCGACGTTTCTACTCAATTCGATTCTCCTAAAATGGAAAAGGAAGATATGGTTGATGGGTTATGGTTGGTAGTAGTCGGTCTGTTTAAAAAATCCGTAGTTACCGCTTTAATGTCCGGATCCATTTTTCAGGTTTTTGCGGAAACTTCTTCTTTTTCCGGACAAGCGCTACTCAGTACGATTTATTTTTTCGCGATCTATCTTTATTTGGATTTTTCCGGACTTACCGATCTTGCAAGAGGAATGGGAAAACTTTTAGGTTTTACTTTACCTCAAAACTTCAAGGCTCCGTTTTTCTTTAACGGTTTCGGGGATTTCTGGAGAAGATGGCATTTGACCTTCTCCTTTTGGATCCGAGATTATTTGTATATTCCGCTTGGTGGTTCAAGAAGTGGGACATTGCGTACCTGTTTCAATTATTTGGTCGCGTTCGGATTAGGTGGTCTTTGGCATGGGGCTAATTTAAATTATCTGACCTGGGGAGCTTTGACCGGGCTTTATCTTTCCGCCGAAAGAGCATTTAAGGATTGGAATATAAAATTGATACCAGAAATACCGTATGTAAAGAGAACGATCACTTATCTATTCGTTCTGCATATATATATAGTATCTTGGATCCTATTTTTCACTCCGGATTTCAGCTCCGCAGTCGCTGCTGTACATAGAATTCTCGTTTGGGCCCCTGGAGTAAATTTCCCGAATATGGAACCTTGTATTTTTGCACTCTTTGTGGCTTTATTTTTCCATTGTGTGGAGGAATGGCCTGAAAGATTTAAAGTGGATTTGCGATGGAAAACGATACTTCTTCCTATCGTTTGGATCCTAGTTCTCCTAGCTTTACCTACGGGTAATGCGGATTTCTTTTACGGGCAGTTTTAA
- a CDS encoding pseudouridine synthase: MSENIAKVKKGEKPQKEIRINRFLSDCGLGSRRKVEELVLSGKVRVNGVIEKNLSTKIKVGLDSVQVGNKKLEPPTEAVFLALNKPKGFLCSHSDRFHSNTVFELLPKKYGKLFIAGRLDLDSRGLLLLSDQGNLVQEITHPSEGSEKEYEVILEEELDSKEVKDRFTKGFMDEGEFLKAEKVTSLVKGEGSSKFRVILKQGRKRQIRRMFSILGGRVIDLQRIRIGKLSLEKLKIGEGKFVLLDPKVWRP; encoded by the coding sequence TTGAGCGAAAATATCGCGAAAGTGAAAAAAGGGGAAAAACCCCAAAAAGAGATCCGGATCAATCGGTTTCTCTCAGACTGCGGTCTTGGTTCGCGCAGAAAGGTCGAAGAATTGGTTCTTTCCGGAAAGGTAAGAGTCAATGGTGTGATTGAAAAGAATCTGAGCACCAAAATCAAAGTAGGTCTGGACTCCGTTCAGGTAGGAAATAAAAAATTAGAACCGCCTACAGAAGCCGTATTTTTGGCCTTAAACAAACCGAAAGGTTTTCTTTGCTCCCATAGCGATCGTTTTCATTCTAATACGGTTTTTGAGTTACTCCCTAAAAAGTACGGAAAACTTTTTATAGCAGGGAGACTAGACCTGGATTCCAGGGGACTTCTTCTTTTATCCGACCAAGGGAATTTAGTCCAAGAGATCACACATCCATCCGAAGGTTCCGAAAAAGAATACGAAGTAATCTTAGAAGAAGAATTGGATTCCAAGGAAGTGAAGGACAGATTCACGAAAGGGTTTATGGACGAGGGAGAATTTTTAAAAGCGGAGAAGGTTACATCCTTAGTAAAAGGAGAAGGATCTTCCAAGTTTAGAGTGATCTTAAAACAAGGAAGAAAACGTCAGATCCGTAGGATGTTCTCAATCCTTGGAGGAAGAGTGATCGACCTACAAAGAATCCGTATCGGAAAACTTTCTTTGGAAAAATTGAAAATCGGAGAAGGTAAGTTTGTCTTACTGGATCCTAAAGTTTGGAGACCATGA